The Desulfohalovibrio reitneri genome contains a region encoding:
- a CDS encoding PP2C family protein-serine/threonine phosphatase has translation MRPEEELRLAKEIVDHSPVVLFRRLPAPEYTLVYVSENVRRFGYKASDFLEGKITWNDLVHPDDLERLGREVEEHAAAERTSYCQEYRVRTSNGEVRHVEDTTRALRDESGQVTHYEGVVVDVTERKLAEDALRRSEEKFRRIVETAAEGFLLMDPHLRILDANQAYCRMLGFSREEILGLTPMELATDEYRRFLKYNREWLLSNDQRVLEGSLRAKDGRKVPILVKSNTLTGDNGELWGHVAFVSDLTEQKHSLALAAEVQRSLLPTEMPQLDGLQVAARALPCQELGGDYYDILAASGPDNAPLTVFLGDISGHGVDSALLMATARSSLRSHLMRSKSLGDALRRVNRDLFTDFEATSSFMTMIGLSVTPQGEMRWARAGHDPPIIYDPAMDAFASILGHGLPLGVDQTSRYPDNELTPLPQGCIIAMGTDGIWEAASREGDYFGKERFQEIVRAHAHQTAQEILDAVFSQVASFTAGRPQDDDITLAVVKIG, from the coding sequence ATGCGTCCGGAAGAGGAACTGCGCCTGGCCAAGGAAATCGTGGACCACAGCCCCGTGGTCCTCTTCCGACGTCTGCCCGCGCCCGAATACACCCTGGTCTACGTCTCGGAAAACGTCCGCCGCTTCGGCTACAAGGCGTCCGACTTCCTCGAGGGCAAGATCACCTGGAACGACCTGGTCCACCCGGACGACCTGGAGCGGCTCGGCCGCGAGGTTGAGGAACACGCCGCCGCCGAACGCACCAGCTACTGCCAGGAATACCGCGTGCGCACCTCCAACGGCGAAGTCCGCCACGTGGAGGACACCACCCGCGCCCTGCGCGACGAAAGCGGCCAGGTCACCCACTACGAAGGCGTGGTGGTCGACGTCACCGAGCGCAAGCTGGCCGAAGACGCCCTGCGCCGCAGCGAGGAAAAGTTCCGCCGCATCGTGGAGACCGCGGCCGAGGGCTTCCTGCTCATGGACCCCCACCTGCGCATCCTCGACGCCAACCAGGCATACTGCCGCATGCTGGGCTTCAGCCGCGAGGAGATTCTGGGGCTCACCCCCATGGAACTCGCCACCGACGAATACCGCCGCTTTCTCAAATACAACCGCGAGTGGCTCCTCAGCAACGACCAGCGCGTGCTGGAGGGCTCCCTCCGCGCCAAGGACGGGCGCAAGGTGCCCATCCTGGTCAAGTCCAACACCCTCACCGGAGACAACGGCGAACTCTGGGGCCACGTGGCCTTCGTCTCCGACCTCACCGAGCAGAAACACTCCCTGGCCCTGGCCGCCGAAGTCCAGCGCTCCCTCCTGCCCACGGAAATGCCCCAACTCGATGGCCTGCAGGTGGCCGCCCGCGCCCTGCCCTGCCAGGAACTCGGCGGGGACTACTACGACATCCTGGCCGCCTCCGGCCCGGACAACGCCCCCCTGACCGTCTTTCTCGGCGACATCTCCGGACACGGCGTGGACTCCGCCCTGCTCATGGCCACCGCCCGCTCTTCCCTGCGTTCCCACCTCATGCGCTCCAAATCCCTGGGCGACGCCCTGCGCCGGGTCAACCGCGATCTCTTCACCGACTTCGAGGCCACCTCCAGCTTCATGACCATGATCGGACTCTCCGTCACCCCCCAGGGCGAAATGCGCTGGGCCCGCGCCGGACACGACCCGCCCATCATCTACGACCCCGCCATGGACGCCTTCGCCTCTATCCTCGGCCACGGCCTCCCCCTGGGCGTGGACCAGACCTCCCGCTACCCGGACAACGAACTCACCCCGCTGCCCCAGGGCTGCATCATCGCCATGGGCACCGACGGCATCTGGGAAGCCGCCTCCCGCGAAGGCGACTACTTCGGCAAGGAACGCTTCCAGGAAATCGTCCGCGCCCACGCCCACCAAACCGCCCAGGAAATCCTCGACGCCGTCTTCAGCCAGGTCGCCTCCTTCACCGCCGGACGACCCCAGGACGACGACATCACCCTGGCCGTGGTGAAAATCGGGTAG
- a CDS encoding UTP--glucose-1-phosphate uridylyltransferase, with the protein MSHIETFKKKMRGDGLPESVVSAFTGLYQRLASGERGMIPESDLSPLTPDEVPSLATSREHAAKGLELADQAVVLKLNGGLGTSMGLDKAKSLLPVKNGLTFLDIIRRQVERFRGDTGACLPLVLMNSFNTEDDSLAALGDFGNPTGVPLSFLQNRFPKVMADDLSPAEWPDNPSLEWNPPGHGDLYAALKSSGTLDALLERGYHYAFVSNADNLGASFDPALLGLMAETGAPFLMEVARRTKDDRKGGHLARAEDGRLVLREVAQTPDGDLDAFQDIDRHRYFNTNSVWVDLRALNRLLEEEGEVSLSLIANSKTIDPRDPDSPKVFQLETAMGSAISGFPGAAVVEVPRSRFLPVKTTDDLLRVMSDNYRLDDRFNLIHTGHTTRVELDSRYYKKIDEFLRRFPAGVPSLANCQLLRVRGDVFFETAPSLHGEVVVENTGGLPARIRRTEMRGREVLA; encoded by the coding sequence ATGAGCCATATCGAGACCTTCAAGAAGAAGATGCGCGGCGACGGGTTGCCCGAGTCCGTCGTCTCCGCTTTCACCGGCCTGTACCAGCGCCTCGCCTCGGGCGAGCGCGGCATGATTCCCGAGTCCGACCTCTCGCCGCTGACCCCGGACGAGGTGCCCAGCCTAGCCACCAGCCGGGAGCACGCAGCCAAGGGGCTGGAGCTGGCCGACCAGGCCGTGGTGCTCAAGCTTAACGGCGGCCTGGGGACCTCCATGGGGCTGGACAAGGCCAAGTCCCTGCTGCCGGTGAAAAACGGGCTCACCTTCCTGGACATCATCCGCCGCCAGGTGGAGCGGTTCCGAGGCGACACCGGAGCCTGCCTGCCCCTGGTGCTGATGAACTCCTTCAATACCGAGGACGACTCCCTGGCCGCCCTGGGCGACTTCGGCAACCCCACGGGCGTGCCCCTGTCCTTTCTGCAGAACCGCTTCCCCAAGGTCATGGCCGACGATCTCTCCCCGGCGGAGTGGCCTGACAATCCGTCCCTGGAGTGGAACCCGCCCGGGCACGGCGACCTGTACGCCGCCCTGAAGAGTTCCGGCACCCTGGACGCCCTGCTTGAGCGCGGCTACCACTACGCCTTCGTGTCCAACGCGGACAACCTCGGGGCCTCCTTCGACCCCGCCCTGCTGGGCCTCATGGCCGAGACCGGCGCGCCCTTCCTCATGGAGGTCGCCCGCCGCACCAAGGACGACCGCAAGGGCGGCCATCTGGCCCGCGCCGAGGACGGACGGCTGGTGCTGCGCGAGGTGGCCCAGACCCCGGACGGCGACCTGGACGCCTTCCAGGACATCGACCGCCACCGCTACTTTAACACCAACTCCGTCTGGGTGGACCTGCGCGCCCTGAACAGGCTGCTGGAGGAGGAAGGCGAGGTGTCACTCTCCCTCATCGCCAACTCCAAGACCATCGACCCCCGCGATCCGGACTCGCCCAAGGTGTTCCAGCTCGAGACCGCCATGGGCTCGGCCATCTCCGGTTTCCCCGGCGCCGCCGTGGTGGAGGTGCCCCGCTCCCGTTTCCTGCCGGTCAAGACCACCGACGACCTGCTGCGCGTCATGTCCGACAACTACCGGCTCGACGACCGCTTCAACCTCATCCACACCGGGCACACCACCCGCGTGGAACTGGACTCCCGCTACTACAAGAAGATCGACGAGTTCCTCCGCCGTTTCCCCGCGGGCGTGCCCTCCCTGGCCAACTGCCAGCTCCTGCGCGTGCGCGGCGACGTGTTTTTCGAAACCGCCCCCTCCCTGCACGGCGAAGTGGTGGTGGAAAACACCGGAGGCCTCCCCGCCCGCATCCGCCGCACCGAAATGCGCGGACGCGAAGTGCTGGCGTAG
- a CDS encoding PAS domain S-box protein, translating into MEMADMDDVPPADDSLSELERLREENRKLREALKNPEAWCLGSGNSCLSQVIVSALEGMLVVDREGSVRFLNPAAEEMLGRKADELAEWPFGLPSVGDVAEVELHAAGGDRQVAEMRAVNITWDGAPAHLVTLRDVTEGRRMVEALREAREELEARVAERTTELRKANEQLMAEVSERIMAQERARQSEQRYRAILEDQTELICRYLPDGRLSYVNEAYLRYYGRTRDDLLNSNFLPDIPDEDLRLIESHIASLTPEQPVTSFEHRIRMEDGSLRWQQWTHRAIFGEADELTEYQAVGRDVTKRREAEDGLKEQRRFLRLVIDSVPSPIFVKDAQGRYLLVNKAMADLYGVPPENLIGHTGGAFNANPEELARFEREDRTVLETGTVLHIPHKTITSATGEKRWYTKTKVPLPEYGWVLGVAVDVTDLLEAETERLRLERRVRNTQKMQALGTLAGGIAHDFNNMIYAILGFANLALRRNENPKVGEYLEQIRSAGTRASELVRQILTFSRQTEQARSTVHLATLCKEVTKMLSATLPPGVEIEQKLEAEDDAVVADPTQLHQVVMNLCTNAVQAMRDRGGTLEVVLRDAPPDPAGCGMLELYVTDTGEGMPPSVLERIFDPFFTTKEKGEGTGMGLSVVHGIVEAHGGSISVDSREGEGTTFVVRMPRGEVCSPHPAERAEAANGGQGRILLVDDEPILAEMASETLRNLGYSVTAHTKPGEALEEFTADPWAFDLIITDQAMPRITGEELAREMLALRPNLPVILVTGFSESFTPEEAETIGVAAYLFKPIPETQLSETIQAALAGTARGDG; encoded by the coding sequence ATGGAAATGGCCGATATGGATGACGTGCCCCCTGCCGACGATTCGCTAAGCGAGCTTGAACGGCTTCGCGAGGAAAACCGCAAGCTCCGCGAGGCGCTGAAGAATCCCGAGGCGTGGTGCCTGGGTTCGGGCAACAGCTGCTTGAGCCAGGTCATCGTCAGCGCCCTCGAAGGCATGCTCGTGGTGGACCGGGAGGGGAGTGTCCGGTTCCTCAATCCCGCGGCCGAGGAAATGCTCGGCCGCAAGGCGGATGAATTGGCCGAGTGGCCGTTCGGCCTGCCCTCGGTGGGGGACGTGGCCGAAGTGGAGCTGCACGCGGCCGGCGGCGACCGCCAGGTGGCCGAGATGCGGGCGGTTAACATCACCTGGGACGGCGCTCCGGCGCACCTGGTGACGCTGCGGGACGTGACCGAGGGCCGCCGCATGGTGGAGGCTCTACGCGAGGCCAGGGAGGAATTGGAGGCCCGGGTGGCCGAGCGCACGACGGAACTGCGCAAGGCCAACGAGCAGCTCATGGCCGAGGTCTCCGAGCGCATCATGGCCCAGGAGCGCGCCCGGCAGAGCGAGCAGCGGTACCGGGCCATCCTGGAGGACCAGACCGAGCTGATCTGCCGCTATCTACCCGACGGACGCCTGTCTTACGTCAACGAGGCCTACCTGCGCTACTACGGCCGCACCCGCGATGACCTGCTCAACAGCAATTTCCTGCCGGACATCCCGGACGAGGACCTGCGCCTCATCGAGAGCCACATCGCGAGCCTCACCCCGGAACAGCCAGTGACCAGCTTCGAGCACCGCATCCGCATGGAGGACGGTTCCCTGCGCTGGCAGCAGTGGACCCACCGGGCCATTTTCGGCGAGGCGGACGAGCTGACCGAATACCAGGCCGTGGGCCGCGACGTGACCAAACGGCGCGAGGCCGAGGACGGGCTCAAGGAGCAGCGTCGCTTTTTGCGGCTGGTCATCGACTCCGTGCCCAGCCCCATTTTCGTCAAGGACGCCCAGGGCCGCTACCTGCTGGTGAACAAGGCCATGGCCGACCTCTACGGCGTACCGCCGGAGAATCTCATCGGCCACACCGGGGGCGCCTTCAACGCCAACCCCGAGGAACTGGCCCGCTTCGAGCGCGAGGACCGCACCGTGCTGGAGACGGGCACGGTCCTGCACATCCCGCACAAGACCATCACCTCCGCCACCGGCGAAAAACGCTGGTACACCAAGACCAAGGTGCCCCTGCCCGAGTACGGCTGGGTGCTGGGCGTGGCCGTGGACGTCACCGATCTGCTGGAGGCGGAGACCGAGCGGCTGCGATTGGAACGCCGCGTTCGCAACACCCAGAAGATGCAGGCCCTGGGCACCCTGGCCGGGGGCATCGCCCACGATTTCAACAACATGATCTACGCCATTTTGGGGTTCGCCAACCTGGCCCTGCGCCGCAACGAAAACCCCAAGGTGGGCGAGTACCTGGAGCAGATCCGCTCCGCCGGCACCCGCGCCTCGGAGTTGGTGCGGCAGATCCTTACATTTTCCCGGCAAACCGAGCAGGCCAGGTCCACGGTCCACCTGGCGACCCTGTGCAAGGAAGTCACCAAGATGCTTTCCGCGACCCTGCCGCCGGGGGTGGAGATCGAGCAGAAGCTGGAGGCGGAGGACGACGCCGTGGTCGCCGACCCCACCCAGCTGCACCAGGTGGTCATGAACCTCTGCACCAACGCGGTGCAGGCCATGCGGGACCGGGGCGGCACCCTGGAAGTGGTCCTGCGCGACGCGCCCCCGGACCCGGCCGGATGCGGCATGCTGGAGTTGTACGTCACGGACACAGGCGAGGGCATGCCGCCATCGGTGCTGGAGCGCATCTTCGACCCCTTCTTCACCACCAAAGAGAAGGGCGAGGGCACGGGCATGGGTTTGTCCGTGGTGCACGGCATCGTGGAGGCCCACGGCGGTTCGATCTCGGTGGACAGCCGGGAAGGCGAGGGGACGACCTTCGTTGTCCGGATGCCACGGGGGGAGGTCTGCTCGCCCCATCCCGCCGAGCGGGCCGAGGCGGCCAACGGCGGTCAGGGCCGCATTCTCCTGGTTGACGACGAGCCCATCCTGGCTGAGATGGCCTCGGAGACCCTGCGCAACCTGGGGTACAGCGTCACCGCGCACACCAAGCCGGGCGAGGCCCTTGAAGAGTTCACGGCCGATCCCTGGGCCTTCGACCTGATCATCACCGACCAGGCCATGCCCCGTATCACCGGCGAGGAGCTGGCCAGGGAAATGCTGGCCCTGCGGCCGAATCTGCCCGTCATCCTCGTGACCGGCTTCTCCGAATCCTTCACCCCGGAGGAGGCCGAAACCATCGGGGTGGCGGCCTACCTCTTCAAGCCCATTCCGGAAACGCAGCTTTCGGAGACCATCCAGGCCGCGCTGGCCGGGACGGCTCGCGGTGACGGGTAG
- a CDS encoding YccF domain-containing protein: MRLLGNLLWHIPFLGFVTAGVTWLLGLLLTMLVIPAPIGLGCMELGKFLFLPFGREMISGTVLKDTRHPKWKAYSTVIMVLWLPIGLVLAAFATLQVVSLFLSILGIPAAIVLAKSLPTYLNPVNKKCVPSEVAEEIRRRRGVEGAAAYLGEEA; encoded by the coding sequence ATGCGGCTGCTCGGCAATCTGCTTTGGCACATCCCGTTTCTCGGCTTCGTCACCGCCGGAGTCACCTGGCTTCTCGGTCTGCTGCTCACCATGCTGGTCATCCCCGCGCCCATCGGCCTGGGCTGCATGGAGCTGGGCAAATTCCTTTTCCTTCCCTTCGGCAGGGAGATGATCTCCGGCACCGTATTGAAGGACACGCGGCATCCGAAGTGGAAGGCCTACTCCACCGTGATCATGGTGCTGTGGCTACCAATCGGCCTGGTGCTGGCGGCGTTCGCGACCCTGCAGGTGGTCAGCCTGTTCCTGAGCATTCTGGGCATCCCGGCGGCCATCGTCCTGGCCAAGTCGCTGCCCACCTATCTCAACCCGGTGAACAAGAAGTGCGTGCCCTCGGAAGTGGCCGAGGAAATCCGCCGCCGCAGGGGCGTGGAGGGCGCGGCCGCCTACCTGGGTGAAGAGGCCTAG
- the purD gene encoding phosphoribosylamine--glycine ligase, which produces MHVLLVGSGGREHALAWKLSQSPLVDSLSIAPGNPGTAEFGRNVDIDPDDIRSLVDYAKRKDVGLCVPGPELPLTKGLANALHDAGIPCFGPTEFCARLEGSKAFAKEVMLETGVPTAHFASFEDFRQARDFVRETGAPLVIKADGLASGKGVIICESVQRAEHVLEQVMVHKEFGGAGDKVVIEELLVGEEVSFLAFCDGETSAVMPTSQDHKPVGEGDTGPNTGGMGAYSPAHILPEDHYETVRRQVIDPVLSYMRAKGHPFVGVLYAGLIITADGAKVLEYNVRFGDPECQPLMMRLDSDLAEIMLACTKGGLNGTSVSWKPETALSVVLSAKGYPGPCSKGMRITGIERAEAPGGVKVFQAGTDLNGEGNLVTSGGRVLNVTALGKGLERAREAAYKAVEAIDFEEQYCRFDIGQKGLKWEPEEESL; this is translated from the coding sequence GTGCATGTCCTCCTGGTCGGCTCGGGCGGCCGCGAACACGCCCTTGCCTGGAAGCTTTCCCAATCACCGCTGGTGGACAGCCTGTCCATCGCCCCCGGCAACCCCGGCACGGCCGAGTTCGGCCGCAACGTGGACATCGATCCCGACGACATCCGCTCCCTGGTGGACTACGCCAAAAGAAAGGATGTGGGCCTGTGCGTGCCCGGGCCGGAGCTGCCCCTGACCAAGGGGCTGGCCAACGCCCTGCATGATGCCGGCATCCCCTGCTTCGGGCCCACCGAGTTCTGCGCCCGGCTGGAGGGCTCCAAGGCCTTCGCCAAAGAGGTCATGCTGGAGACCGGGGTGCCCACGGCCCACTTCGCAAGCTTCGAAGACTTCCGCCAAGCGCGAGACTTCGTGCGCGAGACCGGCGCGCCGCTGGTCATCAAGGCCGACGGCCTGGCCTCGGGCAAGGGGGTCATCATCTGCGAGTCCGTGCAGCGCGCCGAGCACGTGCTGGAGCAGGTCATGGTGCACAAGGAGTTCGGCGGCGCGGGCGACAAGGTGGTCATCGAGGAACTGCTGGTGGGCGAAGAAGTCTCCTTCCTGGCCTTCTGCGACGGCGAAACCAGCGCCGTGATGCCCACCTCCCAGGACCACAAGCCCGTGGGCGAGGGCGACACCGGCCCCAACACCGGCGGCATGGGCGCCTACTCCCCGGCGCACATCCTGCCCGAGGACCACTATGAGACCGTCCGCCGCCAGGTCATCGACCCGGTCCTGAGCTACATGCGGGCCAAGGGCCATCCCTTCGTGGGGGTGCTCTACGCCGGGCTCATCATCACCGCCGACGGCGCCAAGGTGCTGGAGTACAACGTGCGCTTCGGCGATCCCGAGTGCCAGCCGCTGATGATGCGCCTGGACTCCGATCTGGCCGAGATCATGTTGGCCTGCACCAAGGGCGGGCTGAACGGCACCAGCGTGTCCTGGAAGCCGGAGACCGCCCTTTCCGTGGTCCTCTCGGCCAAGGGCTACCCCGGCCCCTGCTCCAAGGGCATGCGCATTACCGGAATCGAGCGGGCCGAGGCCCCGGGCGGGGTCAAGGTATTCCAGGCCGGCACCGACCTCAACGGCGAGGGCAATCTCGTCACCTCCGGCGGGCGGGTGCTCAACGTCACCGCCCTGGGCAAGGGGCTGGAGCGCGCCCGAGAGGCCGCCTACAAGGCGGTGGAAGCCATTGATTTCGAGGAACAGTACTGCCGTTTCGACATCGGCCAAAAAGGCCTGAAATGGGAACCCGAGGAGGAATCCCTGTGA
- the purE gene encoding 5-(carboxyamino)imidazole ribonucleotide mutase, with product MSDAPLVAIFIGSISDKDVMRSCSDTLSSLDIPHRFTVASAHRTPERTAGLVDELEGQGCRVFICGAGMAAHLAGAVAAKTIRPVIGVPINASPLQGMDALLATVQMPPGFPVATVALDKAGAKNAAHLAAQILALSDPDLAKRIMELRQGFKDGVEKAANELENE from the coding sequence GTGAGCGACGCACCTCTTGTGGCCATTTTCATCGGTTCCATCTCGGACAAGGACGTCATGCGCTCCTGCAGCGACACCCTGTCCTCCCTGGACATCCCCCACCGCTTCACCGTGGCCTCGGCCCACCGCACCCCGGAGCGCACCGCCGGACTGGTGGACGAGCTGGAAGGCCAGGGCTGCCGGGTATTCATCTGCGGCGCGGGCATGGCCGCACACCTGGCCGGGGCGGTGGCCGCCAAGACCATCCGCCCGGTCATCGGCGTGCCCATCAACGCCTCCCCGCTGCAGGGCATGGACGCCCTGCTGGCCACCGTGCAGATGCCCCCGGGCTTCCCCGTGGCCACCGTGGCCCTGGACAAGGCCGGGGCCAAGAACGCAGCCCACCTGGCCGCCCAGATCCTGGCCCTGTCCGACCCGGACTTGGCCAAGCGGATCATGGAGCTGCGCCAGGGCTTCAAGGACGGCGTGGAAAAAGCCGCGAACGAGCTGGAAAACGAGTAG
- a CDS encoding thioesterase family protein, with protein MSHLRLEEYLRPEWADHAGQLSMRGLPGLFLSAAEAILGDCGLDIHRGGGSLLRARQAAYRLRRLEKVGEPVRVESMVIEVERDAVRFFHVLYRVRVGNRLATADEVVRQETPHGDPVDFPDEVRRELEAIKARHDELARPEGLGQGVCFSQP; from the coding sequence ATGTCCCATTTGCGACTTGAGGAATATCTGCGTCCCGAGTGGGCCGACCACGCCGGGCAGCTTTCCATGCGGGGGCTGCCCGGCTTGTTCCTATCCGCGGCCGAGGCCATCCTGGGCGACTGCGGCCTGGACATCCACCGGGGCGGCGGCAGCCTGCTGCGCGCACGGCAGGCCGCCTACCGGCTGCGCCGCCTGGAGAAGGTGGGCGAACCCGTGCGCGTGGAGAGCATGGTCATCGAGGTGGAGCGGGACGCGGTGCGTTTCTTCCACGTGCTCTACCGGGTGCGGGTGGGCAACCGGCTGGCCACGGCTGACGAGGTGGTGCGGCAGGAAACCCCGCACGGCGACCCCGTGGACTTTCCCGACGAGGTGCGCCGCGAATTGGAGGCCATAAAGGCCCGCCACGACGAACTGGCGCGGCCCGAGGGGCTGGGGCAGGGCGTCTGTTTCTCCCAGCCTTGA